One stretch of Streptomyces agglomeratus DNA includes these proteins:
- a CDS encoding serine/threonine-protein kinase, producing MEPLQSDDPRELGTYRLLARLGAGGMGRVYLARSPGGRTVAVKVVRQDLATDQAFRQRFRHEVDIARAVSGRYTAPVVDAAPDAPLPWLATAYVLGRDLTDVVASHGALPEPTVRALGAGLAAALQEIHAAGLIHRDLKPSNVLLAADGPRVIDFGIARAVDGSRMTQTGVVVGSPGYMPPEQALGRDVGTAGDVFSLGAVLAFAATGRSAFGDLAPAAMLYQVVHEEPDLAGVPPMLTGLIRACLAKNPAARPSPAEILQSLAPGGTGEVLADWLPSAVSSTIATHASRILDLDTPAQGTTPAAYGPPPTVLDASSRNHPAQQPTSTQDAAAPQAPTTPQAPTSTGFPAPSRRRFLGLAAGGVAGVAVAGTGGTWWLTRDGSKKKPKADGKDGEATNNAEPEVFKTPPNGVAPQPLWHNQAASLSRNYDVPPRVFGDSFLVLGDTTAAYDVRTGKRKWARKEISGPADTLTVSGNTLFLPGPDYDGTVIGYDIRTGKESWRTRLGGKMDGEVQVAAVDDKRVYVVAVLTDDDIDKRLNAIAAIDIRTREIVWQEQRDEGTQDDIALTVGDGHLIYTHGAIDDDLKNLTVRDARTGTQRWNRRIADDEVQPTIFGGMVFLGGENLLRAVDLKTGRDVWKLSPNGRRGFHRPSVLRGVLYVMDYDRGVWAIEPKTSKKIWMSEELGSREFGEWMVRTDDSLYIASYFEQGGVYALSAKDGSYRWNYNDGVKDDGEWQITEAGSRLLVSHADHLYTLPAV from the coding sequence ATGGAGCCACTACAGTCGGACGATCCGCGGGAACTGGGAACCTACCGACTGCTGGCGAGACTCGGCGCCGGTGGCATGGGCCGGGTGTATCTGGCGCGCTCTCCCGGTGGTCGTACCGTCGCGGTGAAGGTCGTACGTCAGGACCTCGCCACCGACCAGGCGTTCAGGCAGCGGTTCCGGCACGAGGTCGACATAGCCAGGGCCGTGTCCGGCCGCTACACCGCGCCCGTGGTCGACGCCGCGCCCGACGCCCCGCTGCCGTGGCTCGCGACGGCGTACGTCCTGGGGCGCGACCTCACCGACGTCGTCGCCTCGCACGGCGCCCTGCCCGAACCGACGGTGCGCGCGCTGGGCGCGGGGCTCGCGGCCGCGTTGCAGGAGATACACGCCGCCGGGCTGATCCACCGCGACCTGAAGCCGTCGAACGTCCTGCTCGCGGCCGACGGCCCGAGGGTCATCGACTTCGGCATCGCGCGGGCGGTCGACGGAAGCCGTATGACCCAGACGGGAGTTGTGGTCGGTTCGCCCGGCTACATGCCGCCGGAGCAGGCGCTCGGCAGGGACGTCGGGACGGCGGGCGACGTGTTCTCGCTCGGCGCGGTGCTGGCCTTCGCCGCGACCGGCCGCAGTGCGTTCGGTGACCTGGCCCCGGCCGCGATGCTCTACCAGGTCGTCCACGAGGAGCCCGACCTCGCCGGTGTGCCGCCGATGCTCACGGGCCTGATCCGTGCCTGCCTGGCCAAGAACCCGGCGGCCCGGCCGAGCCCGGCGGAGATCCTCCAGTCGTTGGCACCGGGCGGTACGGGCGAAGTCCTCGCCGACTGGCTCCCCTCGGCGGTCTCTTCGACGATCGCGACGCACGCCTCCCGCATCCTCGACCTGGACACCCCGGCACAGGGCACCACCCCCGCCGCCTACGGCCCGCCCCCGACAGTCCTGGACGCCTCGTCCCGGAACCACCCGGCCCAGCAGCCGACATCCACCCAGGACGCCGCAGCCCCTCAGGCTCCGACGACCCCACAGGCGCCCACTTCCACCGGGTTCCCTGCCCCCTCCCGCCGCCGCTTCCTCGGCCTGGCCGCAGGCGGCGTCGCAGGCGTGGCCGTCGCCGGCACGGGCGGTACGTGGTGGCTCACCCGCGACGGGAGCAAGAAGAAGCCGAAGGCCGACGGCAAGGACGGCGAGGCCACGAACAACGCCGAGCCCGAGGTCTTCAAGACCCCGCCGAACGGCGTCGCCCCGCAGCCCCTGTGGCACAACCAGGCGGCGAGCCTCTCCCGCAACTACGACGTGCCGCCCCGGGTGTTCGGCGACTCCTTCCTGGTGCTCGGTGACACCACTGCGGCGTACGACGTCAGGACGGGCAAGCGGAAGTGGGCCCGCAAGGAGATCAGCGGGCCCGCCGACACGCTCACCGTCTCCGGCAACACGCTCTTCCTGCCCGGCCCCGACTACGACGGCACGGTCATCGGCTACGACATCCGCACCGGCAAGGAATCCTGGCGCACCAGGCTCGGCGGCAAGATGGACGGGGAGGTCCAGGTCGCCGCGGTCGACGACAAGCGGGTGTACGTCGTCGCCGTGCTCACGGACGACGACATCGACAAGCGCCTGAACGCCATCGCGGCCATCGACATCCGCACCCGCGAGATCGTCTGGCAGGAACAGCGCGACGAGGGTACACAGGACGACATCGCGCTCACGGTCGGCGACGGTCACCTCATCTACACTCACGGCGCGATCGACGACGACCTGAAGAACCTCACCGTCCGCGACGCGCGCACGGGCACACAGCGCTGGAACCGCAGGATCGCCGACGACGAGGTCCAGCCCACCATCTTCGGCGGCATGGTCTTCCTCGGCGGCGAAAACCTCCTGCGCGCCGTCGACCTGAAGACCGGCCGCGACGTGTGGAAGCTCTCGCCCAACGGCCGTCGCGGCTTCCACCGGCCGTCCGTGCTACGGGGAGTGCTGTACGTCATGGACTACGACCGGGGGGTCTGGGCGATCGAGCCGAAGACGAGCAAGAAGATCTGGATGAGCGAGGAACTGGGCAGCCGGGAGTTCGGCGAGTGGATGGTCCGTACGGACGACTCGCTCTACATCGCCTCGTACTTCGAGCAGGGCGGCGTCTACGCCCTTTCGGCCAAGGACGGCTCGTACCGCTGGAACTACAACGACGGCGTCAAGGACGACGGCGAATGGCAGATCACCGAGGCGGGCAGCCGCCTCCTGGTCTCCCACGCCGACCACCTGTACACGCTTCCGGCGGTCTGA
- a CDS encoding RidA family protein: MERTAVNPVTWSVEMGFNQGEVVSGHTRTLYISGQTAMNADGKPQHDGDMPAQLALSVGNLEAVLGEAGMSLAHLVRLNVYTTDVDLVFQHYGVLAARLGAAGVAPTTTMLGVTRLAIPGQMVELEGTAVA, from the coding sequence GTGGAACGAACGGCGGTCAACCCCGTTACGTGGTCGGTGGAGATGGGGTTCAACCAGGGAGAGGTCGTCTCCGGGCACACCCGGACCCTGTACATCTCCGGGCAGACCGCCATGAACGCCGATGGCAAGCCCCAGCATGACGGCGACATGCCGGCGCAGTTGGCGCTGAGCGTCGGCAATCTGGAGGCCGTGCTCGGCGAGGCCGGCATGTCTCTCGCGCATCTCGTCCGGCTCAACGTCTACACGACCGATGTCGATCTAGTCTTCCAGCACTACGGCGTGCTGGCGGCGCGGTTGGGCGCCGCCGGGGTGGCGCCGACCACCACGATGCTCGGGGTGACGCGGCTGGCGATCCCCGGCCAGATGGTCGAGCTTGAGGGAACCGCCGTCGCGTGA
- a CDS encoding helix-turn-helix transcriptional regulator, producing MRADRLVSLVLLLRQRGRLTADTLARELEVSTRTVLRDIEALSAAGVPVYAERGRHGGFVLSPGFRTELTGLNHDEALALLTAGSTRGEQVFGLGSALASAMRKVVDALPESHRATASDAAQRFLVDPETDLLSRRLVTEQVPDTTMIEVRRAVLAGHKLRIHYAATGRTPQWRTVDPIGLVTVRDQGYLLATRSGSDRTYRLSRVLAAEELPEAAQRPGHVDLDRIWRERSARFLSGGDYMTVLVRVNPARREDLLDTALAVRAEESDADGWLRLEATFQDCRHAEWALWQLSTDAEALSPQSLRTSLRSRAAAIVTRYEDASREREANSADQPVISE from the coding sequence ATGCGCGCCGACCGGTTGGTCTCACTCGTGCTACTGCTGCGCCAGCGCGGTCGGTTGACTGCGGATACGCTGGCCCGCGAGTTGGAGGTATCCACCCGCACGGTGCTCCGCGACATCGAGGCGCTGTCCGCGGCCGGCGTCCCGGTCTACGCCGAACGCGGCCGGCACGGCGGTTTCGTGCTGTCGCCCGGTTTCCGGACCGAGCTCACCGGACTGAACCACGACGAGGCCCTCGCCCTGCTGACCGCCGGATCGACGCGCGGCGAGCAGGTATTCGGCCTCGGCTCGGCGCTCGCTTCGGCGATGCGGAAGGTGGTCGACGCGCTGCCTGAAAGCCACCGGGCCACCGCGAGCGACGCCGCCCAGCGATTCCTCGTCGACCCGGAGACCGACCTGCTCTCACGCCGGCTGGTCACTGAGCAGGTACCCGACACCACAATGATCGAGGTCAGGCGCGCGGTGCTCGCCGGACACAAGCTGCGCATCCACTACGCGGCCACAGGTCGGACACCACAGTGGCGCACAGTGGACCCGATCGGCCTCGTCACCGTACGCGACCAGGGCTACTTGCTGGCCACGAGATCGGGCTCCGACCGCACCTACCGGCTTTCGCGGGTGCTGGCCGCCGAGGAGCTCCCTGAAGCCGCGCAGCGGCCGGGCCATGTCGATTTGGACCGGATCTGGCGGGAACGCTCCGCGCGGTTCCTCTCCGGCGGCGACTACATGACCGTGCTGGTACGGGTGAACCCGGCGCGGCGGGAGGACCTGCTGGACACCGCGCTGGCCGTCCGGGCAGAGGAATCCGACGCAGACGGCTGGCTGCGGCTGGAGGCGACCTTCCAAGATTGCCGGCATGCCGAATGGGCGCTGTGGCAGCTCAGCACGGACGCGGAAGCCCTGTCCCCGCAGTCGTTGCGCACCTCCCTGCGCAGCCGCGCCGCCGCGATTGTCACTCGCTACGAAGACGCGTCCCGAGAGCGAGAAGCCAACTCAGCGGACCAGCCAGTCATTTCGGAATGA